A section of the Posidoniimonas corsicana genome encodes:
- a CDS encoding vWA domain-containing protein, protein MLPSQPKPSRRGAVMVLVAVLLPVFALMAAFAIDVAWMQLVRTELRTATDAAARAGAKTLSMRQNVAVARAAARDAALRNPVAGQPLQINDADVQFGLSTENAAGRFVFANGGDPINAVHVDGLRTAGSAAGPVNLFFGGLLGVNTFQPVSTATSTMLDRDIVLVIDRSGSMGLRETDRGTGNGQNCGPLRLNTRFAALNLAVAAFMAELDLTFPNEQVALVSYSSRNRVSCRGGNLNFDVADTRVALTDNYAAVTGEMDAFMQNGIGGSTAIGEGLAEGLRAMNGPNARPFALKTIVLMTDGLHNSGFEPIIPARTAASNDITVHTVTFSPGADQARMRAVAAATGGRHFHADTTADLSAVFREIARTLPVLLTE, encoded by the coding sequence ATGCTCCCAAGCCAACCCAAGCCAAGCCGCCGCGGCGCCGTGATGGTGCTGGTGGCCGTGCTGCTGCCGGTCTTCGCGCTGATGGCCGCCTTCGCGATCGACGTCGCGTGGATGCAGCTGGTCCGCACCGAGCTGCGGACCGCCACCGACGCCGCCGCCCGCGCCGGCGCCAAGACGCTGTCGATGCGCCAGAACGTGGCGGTCGCCCGGGCCGCCGCCCGCGACGCCGCGCTCCGCAACCCGGTGGCGGGGCAGCCGCTGCAGATCAACGACGCCGACGTGCAGTTCGGCCTGTCGACCGAGAACGCCGCCGGACGGTTCGTGTTCGCCAACGGCGGCGACCCGATCAACGCCGTGCACGTCGACGGCCTCCGCACCGCGGGGTCGGCGGCCGGGCCGGTGAACCTGTTCTTCGGCGGGCTGCTGGGCGTGAACACGTTCCAGCCCGTCTCGACCGCGACCTCCACCATGCTGGACCGCGACATCGTGCTGGTGATCGACCGTTCCGGGTCGATGGGCCTCCGCGAGACCGACCGCGGCACCGGCAACGGGCAGAACTGCGGCCCGCTGCGGCTGAACACCCGCTTCGCGGCGCTCAACCTGGCGGTGGCCGCGTTCATGGCCGAGCTCGACCTCACGTTCCCCAACGAGCAGGTGGCGCTAGTCAGCTACAGCAGCCGCAACCGCGTGAGCTGCCGCGGTGGCAACCTGAACTTTGACGTCGCGGACACGCGGGTCGCGCTGACCGACAACTACGCGGCCGTCACCGGCGAGATGGACGCGTTCATGCAGAACGGCATCGGCGGCAGCACCGCCATCGGCGAGGGGCTGGCCGAAGGCCTCCGCGCCATGAACGGCCCCAACGCCCGCCCGTTCGCGTTGAAAACCATCGTGCTGATGACCGACGGCCTGCACAACTCGGGCTTCGAGCCGATCATCCCCGCCCGCACCGCGGCCAGCAACGACATCACCGTCCACACCGTCACGTTCAGCCCGGGCGCCGACCAGGCGCGGATGCGGGCCGTGGCCGCCGCCACTGGCGGGCGGCACTTCCACGCCGACACCACCGCCGACCTGAGCGCCGTGTTCCGGGAGATCGCCCGCACGCTGCCGGTCCTGCTGACAGAGTAG
- a CDS encoding TadE/TadG family type IV pilus assembly protein, whose amino-acid sequence MPPQPTPTPTRRRRGVAATEFAVCLPMLMLLLLGMLECCTMIFLKQSLAVAAYEGAHTALAPGATDADVQAACTGILNDRRVVGGAAQILPGPLSSLSEGDYVQVQVTAPTDANAILPARFFRGRVLQSTATMMKEL is encoded by the coding sequence ATGCCCCCCCAACCGACCCCCACACCGACCCGCCGCCGACGCGGCGTCGCGGCGACCGAGTTCGCCGTCTGCCTGCCGATGCTCATGCTGCTGCTCCTGGGGATGCTGGAGTGCTGCACCATGATCTTCCTGAAGCAGTCGCTGGCGGTGGCCGCCTACGAGGGCGCGCACACCGCGCTGGCGCCGGGCGCCACCGACGCCGACGTCCAGGCCGCCTGCACCGGCATCCTGAACGACCGCCGCGTTGTTGGCGGCGCGGCCCAGATCCTGCCCGGCCCGCTCTCGTCGCTAAGCGAGGGCGACTACGTGCAGGTCCAGGTCACCGCGCCCACGGACGCCAACGCCATCCTGCCGGCGCGGTTCTTCCGCGGCCGCGTGCTGCAGTCGACCGCCACCATGATGAAGGAGCTGTGA